Sequence from the Cryptococcus neoformans var. grubii H99 chromosome 3, complete sequence genome:
CCGATGGTAAGTTCTTTGGTCTAATGGATTTGCGCACTCTATGAATGCTTTCAGTCAGCGAAAGTCAACGCTCTGACACAAACCATATCTGCAGCTGGTGGAACTGAAGAATGGAGTTACCTTCAATGGCCACCTAGTGGAATGCGACACTTTCATGAACGTTACTCTTCGAGAGGTTTACCAAACTTCAGCGGACGGCGAGCGATTCTGGaaaatgaaggagatgtttATCAAAGGCAATATTGTGAGTCCATCTGTGTAACTTGAATAAAGTGGATATATCCATTTACCCTAGGGGCGAAAAAATGAGCACGACAACGAACAGCAGCTAATGACATGGTGCAATAGATCAAGTACTTCCGTATAGCAGACAACATTCTGGAACAAGCGGCTGAGGAACAGGACAAGGCACGAGCAGCAAACAGAGCGCGAGGTGGGGCTAGAGGTGGGTTTAAATGGTTGCAAgacgaggtggaagagTCTAAGGTGCTAACGGGCC
This genomic interval carries:
- a CDS encoding U6 snRNA-associated Sm-like protein LSm4 encodes the protein MLPLSLLTAAQGKPMLVELKNGVTFNGHLVECDTFMNVTLREVYQTSADGERFWKMKEMFIKGNIIKYFRIADNILEQAAEEQDKARAANRARGGARGGRGGPGGARGGRGGPPGRGGPPGRGGGPGRGGFNQRGRGGPPRGGAPRP